CCGCCCCGGCGAGCACGGCGAAAGACTCGCCGATCAGGCGCGTTGCCCGGGGAGCGAAGACGCGGCCGACGGTGAAAGCGGTGACCGCCCAGACGTCGAAGCAGAACGGGCAGGTCAGCAGCTCGCCGATGCTGTGGGCGACGCCGTCGTCGGATTTGGGCTGTTCCATCACCTCGCCGGGGCCGCCGTCGCCTGCCGGCTGCGTGAACGGAGCACGCAGCGGCGCGATCACGGCGTCTTTGGTGACGGTGCGGGAGAGCTTGTGCGCGGCGACGGCGGTCGTCACCAGATCCAGCACGCTCGTGCGCTCGGGAAGTCTCCGACCGGTGATCCTGCTGAGGATCGCCACCGCGGCCACCGTGAGGCCGTACATCATCAAGGTCGCGAGGTAGCCGCTATGGGATCGATCGGTGCTCATGACGACCACACCGTCCGCACCGCCGGCTGCTTCCCGACGCACGCCGATGGTGTCGTGGCGCTGCGGAACAGACGAGCGTCTCGGTGAGCGCGGATCGGTGGACGGCCGGGCTGGTGCTGTCGTGGGTGGCCGCCGACTGCGGCGCGGGGGCTGCGCAAGCTTGGCATCGCTTCTCCTTCTGCCCGGCGCTCGGGCGCATAGTCCTACGGTTCGGTGTCCGCGCTGTCCGAATCGGCGCTCAGGGGCGAGTTTTCGGTTCCGAAGGCCTGCGCCCCGGCGCTCGCTCGGAGCGGTTCCAAGGATGTGCGCTGGTGCTGGGCGCGTTCGATCAACTCGTCGAAATCGATCTCGGGCAGGCGGCGACCGAGTCCGGCGATGTCGCGCAGGGTGGTCCACAGTTGTTTCTTGCCTTCGATTCCCATCACCAGGAATTCGAGTTCGGTGAACCTGCTCAGCGGGGAGTAGCCGGTGAGACGGCCGTTCGGCTTGAGCCGTGCCAGCCGTTCCCCGCCGATCACGAGCCCTGCCTTCACCGGGTTCGGTTTCAATCCGAGCCGGCGCATGATGTCGCGGAAGGTCTCGACGTCCTCGGCGATCTCGCTTGCCACCTTCCGCAGCGCCGGTTCGGCCGCCGTGCCGCGGTTTTCGTCGCGTGTGCGCCGAGCCAGCTGCCGCCACAGCACCCCCATGGCGAGCTGGTCGTTCATGTAGATGCGCAAGAACCGGTCCATGTCGCCCGGGTACCCACGATGTCGCTCGCCAGTCAGCTACCGGACCCGGCGCCACGTGGTTGCGGGCGTCGGTGGCCGAAGGGGCGTGGAAGCAGATCGAAGACCCCGCCGCGCACGGGCTTCCAGCGAGGCTTCGTCATCGTCGGGGACCGAGCCATTGATGGCGTCGGGATTCGCGGGTCAGTGGGGGCGGAGGGTGTTGATGTAGCGGGTGGCGAACCAGCGTTGGATGAGGCGGACGGCTGGGGCGGTGAGGCGGACGTACCAGGTGGCGGGGCGGGAGAAGGCGGAGACGAGGGCGTAGACCGCGTCGTCGGTGGGGTCGTATTCGACGGCGAAGAGTTCTTCGCCGCTTTCGGGGTGGCCGGGGAGGGTGCCGTAGGCGAAGCCGCGGCGGTTGGGCTCGTCGAGGACGTAGACGACTCGGCAGGGGGCTTCGATGCCGAGGGGGCCCAGGCCGAGGCGGACGGTGAGTTCGGTGCCGGGCTCGGCGACGGGGGTGGTGGCCTGCTGGAAGATGCCGGTGCCGCGCTGCATGCGGTAGACGCGGATCTGCTCGCCCGCCTGCTCGAAGAGATCGCGGCCGGAGCCGATGCGGCGGCGCAGCCGGAAATGGTCGTAGCCGGGCGGGAATTCGCCCGCGGTCGCGCCGACGTCGGCGTAGCTGAAGGGGACGGCGGGCTGCTGGTGCATGATTCCATCCTTCCCTCGCCGATCCGGCGACGTGAGGTGACTGTGGTCTCGGATTCGCGCGTGTTCACGCATGAGCGGGCTCCTGGGTGAGGGGTTTGAGGCGCACGGGCGTGTGGTGCACGAGCGCCAGCGGGTCGAGGTATTCGCGGTCGCGGCGGACACCCCAGTGCAGGCAGGGGGAGCAGGGCTGGTGGCCGGGTTCCAGGACGCCCAGCGGCGACCCGCGAATCACCCTGCGCCCCACCGGGACCGCCGCGGCGACCGGTTCGTAGGTCGTGCGCAGCCCACCCGGATGGTCGACCGAGACGACCGGCTTACCGGCGACGGTCCCCGCGAAGACGACCACCCCGTCACCCGCCGCCAGCACCGACTGACCGGACCCACCCGCCAGATCCACCCCGCGATGCCCTGGCAGCCAATCGTGTTCGGGCTTGTCGAAGGCCCGCACCACAGCCGGGCGCGGCTGTAGCGGCCACGCGAATTCGCCGGCGGGCGCGGCCGCACCCGGCGCCGCCAGGACGGCCGGGCACAGTATCGCGAGAGCTGTCGCAGGGAAAATGCTCGTCGGATTCGGG
This sequence is a window from Nocardia yunnanensis. Protein-coding genes within it:
- a CDS encoding DUF1360 domain-containing protein, with translation MSTDRSHSGYLATLMMYGLTVAAVAILSRITGRRLPERTSVLDLVTTAVAAHKLSRTVTKDAVIAPLRAPFTQPAGDGGPGEVMEQPKSDDGVAHSIGELLTCPFCFDVWAVTAFTVGRVFAPRATRLIGESFAVLAGADFLHLAYARAQQLAVQ
- a CDS encoding M23 family metallopeptidase; this translates as MRPNPTSIFPATALAILCPAVLAAPGAAAPAGEFAWPLQPRPAVVRAFDKPEHDWLPGHRGVDLAGGSGQSVLAAGDGVVVFAGTVAGKPVVSVDHPGGLRTTYEPVAAAVPVGRRVIRGSPLGVLEPGHQPCSPCLHWGVRRDREYLDPLALVHHTPVRLKPLTQEPAHA
- a CDS encoding DUF1990 family protein; its protein translation is MHQQPAVPFSYADVGATAGEFPPGYDHFRLRRRIGSGRDLFEQAGEQIRVYRMQRGTGIFQQATTPVAEPGTELTVRLGLGPLGIEAPCRVVYVLDEPNRRGFAYGTLPGHPESGEELFAVEYDPTDDAVYALVSAFSRPATWYVRLTAPAVRLIQRWFATRYINTLRPH